DNA sequence from the Bombus huntii isolate Logan2020A chromosome 7, iyBomHunt1.1, whole genome shotgun sequence genome:
TGTTATTAATACCACCCTAACAATTAATAATCTTATCAGTTCTCCATTTTtgctaattttatttaaaattctacgCAGGCATTGCCAAACGTCGATTACCAGTTCGTTTACGTGAGCAAAGAAATAGAAATCCTGGGCACCAGCTCATATTTCCGTTTCATCGTCATCCCGAATCTTCGTGCCATCGATCGAAACTCAAATACGTCGGATGTAAGTCGCATGCTGTAATGGCAAATTCGCAATTTCCGCTCGGTTGGTGGAGACGCATCCCATTGCTAAGAATCGAACGGAATTTTCAGCGTGGCGTCGACAACGTTCATGACGCGCATGATGGTCATCCGCCATTGATCGTGTCACCGACAACAAGCAACGTGGGGAAAATACTTAGATCTAGCAAATCGATCGACAACTTTCTCGAATCTCATCGAACGTGTCGGTCGTTTGCCGAACACAGCCAGAGAACGTGTCGATTCTGTTCGAAATCGGTGTCATTTACAACAAACAGGGTGAGACAATGGTCATTGTTTATACCTTTGTTTCTGACGTCGTTTCATTTAGTATTATCATTTCGTTAAATCCCGTTATTCAAGAGAAATAGGACAAGACATTGATCACACTTTAAACCTTCGTTTCtcaaattcttttatttggtATTTTTATTCTGTTAAATTCGTATCATTAACAATGATCGTATTTTGAAcgtttatttcttaaattctctgatttagcatttttattttattacctaTACTTGGTACGTAATTGCATCAAAATATAATGCATCTCGAGGTTTAGTTTCGTTGGAAATTGAACAAATATACACTGAGAATTATACAGCTAGAAGTATTGAAACAATTCGATATAGGAAATTGAAACTTTGACAAGGTTTCGGTTCTCGAAGCTGAGTTAATGGAATCGTAATCGTCAGAACAATGTTTCGACATTACCAGGTTCAGTTTCTGATGTTGCATAATGAGCAGCTAGTAGCAAGGATGAGCCGTCTGACACGTGATTTGGAGTTAACGGAAGCGGCtgtaaaaagtgaaaaaatgGCACAGGCAGTGTTGACAAGGAGGTTGCAGGCTTACGAGACGTTCGTCGCGGATATGTTCAAGTGCTTAAATCTGAGAGGAACCGTGAGGATCCTGGATAAAACGGGTCAAGAGGTGTTAATCTAATACTTAATCCTTTTTCACTTTGTATTCATTTTTTCGTTGCTTCTATTTCGATTCaattaatcgaaaatgatATGTTAAAGCAATTGAACACacaagtataatataatatcgaataacgCGACGGTGACTGGCGCCATTAATCTCATTTCTTCTTCATTAGAATGTAAAACAGATTAAGTGATAATAAACCGTGTAGAGTTCTATCAAGTGGAGAATGTTAAATTATTGGTGCAGTTAATACAACTAAATCATTTGCGAGCAACACTTTCATTCATCTTCTTATTAAAGTGAACAAATAATGGTTATTATCGATTCAGATCATCGTACAAAAAGTAAAACCAAAGAACTCACCACCGATGCGCGACGAGACAGGTGACAAACCTGTCCCTATTCTGGAAGTCTCAATGTTGAATCAATCTTCTGAACTTAAAGAATGCAACGATGGTTCAACGACGAACATAAATGAGATGGAGAGAGTTCCTCGAGTATCGGTAAGATTTATTTCACACAAAATATTGTTACACAATTAAtatgaacaatttttaacgatagaatcagaaaataattatacatataaaataataattttcgtaGAATTTATGCGAAACAGGGAAGAACGAAGAACGCGTAACTCccaaatatttcaaagacgATGAATTCTCTGTGAAAAAAGAACTGAATGAGAACgagaaaaattttgaaattacttTATCCGTGGAAGAGGGACAGCCTCAGTTCGATAAGGAAATCTTGATATCGGAGGCACCGATTAACAAAGATCGTGAGGAACAATGGTAAGGAAAGGGTTGAACCGCAAATTGCAAATCCAGCAGcgtgttatttaataattccAGCGGTTCTTACGTAACGAAAGAGGCCACGGGCACAACAAACCAACGAGGAGATGAAATATGCACAGTCAACTGTAAGATCGAACAGCCTAACGGTGTCGAGGACAAATCGGAAGACGGACAAAATATTGTCTATGACGATAAGAAAATCGTGAAAGAGCTCGATTCCTTGATAACCGGAGATTCTTCAAAATGCTGTTGTGACTGTCATTTGAACATGTCAAAAACGTGTAGCTCGAACAAGAGGTTTGATAAGGGTAATGTAAATGGTATGGTATATGAGTAATgtttattatacgtatattgaCAATGATATTgtatgaattttcattttattgatTTGTCTTTTTAAAGAATGGGCGCTTCAATGTGAATGTGACTTGAAAGTGTCGGATGGGATGTATCAGATGATTGATAATTACGCGGAGAACCAGTGCACTACGAGGGAAGCGATGAAGAGTGGTTTGTCCGCGATTCTGATTAAGGGTAGAAATACGAAATTTGCTGTTATCAAGTAATGACTGTTTCTATATTAATTAACATGCGAATCTTTCAATTGCTGAATTTCAAGTGTCAAGCTTCAAGTTTAAAATTTCTTAGTCTCAAATTTTCACAGTGGTCCATCTAACTTTACTACCTGCAATATCTCGCTTGTTCTTGATAATATAAAAAGGTGTTTGAGGTATAAGTCGAATGATTTAAAGGTTCAAAAATGgttcaaaaaattaatattatcaaaaacaaacgagATATTCTAGATGATAAGAGTAGGTGGGCTATAATGTATAAACGAATTCCTACGAATTATTTGTCACTGGTTTTTAAatacgaaattaaaaatttcacgtATCATATTGTAAGTTAAGTAGGAGAattcttaaaattatttttcaatgaatttcaaattttatatatatatatatatatatatatatatatatatatatatatattataccgAATTcccaaaatatttttcagtgGATTTACAACAACATACGAAAGAAAAGCCCTTATattataagaaaacaaacgcATCATAGCATGAATCACAGCCGTAAATACATGTTGCAGGTATTAACGTACAAAATCGAATGGATTCTCAACAGCGAGATCACTCTTGCGATATCTATCATCGTTGTCGTCTTAATTTGTCTTGCTTCAAGCAATGATTTAGCTGGCGCTATcgatgtaaataataaaacgtttAATCCCGAGGATGATCGTCATTAATTGTTACATTCATATCAAATTAAGTAAAAGACTACATCTACTTTTTGTAATGTTTTGTATTATACTCTATATAATAAATCTGTTTTAACGAAACCGTATTACTTAAACACAAATCTTTATAATTCACCTTGAAAACGTTCTTATGTATTCGCATTACTTTTCAATGTATCGTACTTCAAACTATCTTTAGATAAAACGCttattagaaagaaaaaaaaaacgataaaCATGCGTAGAGTTAGACAAGATAACAATTCCAAGCTAGTACTCTATTTCGTAATCATCCAACGCTATTGTTTTCGTTGCAATTGCCAATGAAACGagtttaatatatttcagGATTATTTGCAGCTTGACTTTTTTTATAGTATCTTAACGCTAATGTGACAGGAAAATGTGCAGGAAGTCGAGGCGCTTCTGTCCGCGAGCACGTGTACCTCTACGTCGAAACGTTTGAAAAACTGACTAAATATAGAATAGGAGCGGCGCTATTGTTAGGTTCAACACGTTTTCGTATCTTCGAGTTTCTCCTTCGACTCCGCTCTCGTACGGTCGTCATGGGACTTTCAGTGGATTTACGACGCCAGGAAATTCGCCAAACGTAAGTACCACCAAGCTTATTGTAATACGCATTTCCGTATTTTCagtaaaattagaaataattttgtttggcattcattattttgtttatttctttGACAGCTGTTTACATAAACGATTATCGACGTCACACAGGAATTGAAGTGAGcaaaatattgaataataattgtttatgTGGTTTTCTGGATGGTTAGGATgatgtaatttataatataacatcGATCATTTTTGTTCACTGGTTCGAACATTAAATTacagaaatttttatataaatatagatatttgttaacaatatattaataaGCGACTACAAATAAATTTGACGTGGTCAGAACGACATAATTTCTAGTAGATATTTCTAGTCTTATAGACAATTTCTCTTCGCGGGTTTCAACACTGAACGATAAAAACTTGAtacttatattaatatttgatatattccGGTACATAATTGAAACTTCACATAAATATCAAAGTATACTCTCAACGACGAATCGTCGCTATTAATATATCAATGCGCAATTACTAACAATGTTGGAAACGTTAATATATCAATAAGAAAGCAACAGAAAATTCTTATCGGTTTCTTATCAAAGCATATACTCACGAAGAACGAATCTCTACTAAAAAGCAACTATGTATCGATTTTTCCGCTCATCGTAAACGATACATTAGCAGCTACCAAACTGGTAAAAGTTCGAACAACCAATTAAATATATCAACAAGAAAGCAACAGCCACTTCCGAAACCCACATTTCCGTCTcactgaaaaagaaaaaaaaaaaagagaatacaAAAACCTATGCTAACAAATACCTCATTTCTACGAAACACCGTTCTTCGAGACCAGATGGGTCATCTAAGCGAATTTAATGGCGTTCCACGGGCCAAAAAACCGATCACCGCAGAGATCCAGGAAGTTTACTGAAGCTAAAGCTTTCTAGATCAGAAGACTAGCGTCACACGGAAGTGGCAATCGCGCGTGCGCGACAACCGAAGCGAACGCTTGGACGTTCTCGCGCACGCGGTCTTTCGAAACAGTATTTTTAGAGAACTGAGTCGCTGGCCGCAAGCGGCGACGGTAGTCAAGTGTCGCCGTTGACCCTAAGGAAATCGAACCCTGCGAACCATCCACGATTCGGATGACCACCGGTGAGTCCACTCGTGACAACCTAAATCATCCTAAAAATCGTCCGATCTCCGGAAACTACAACCGAGTGACATGTTCGTCTCGCGTCCGCCATTTGAATTTCCTCTCGATACTATTTCACGTTTCGCAATTTCCTTCGACTTTCACGCAACACTCCCTCGTGATTGTACCATGTAAACGCGTGGACGTTTTTAAATTATACTCGATAGATTGGATGAGGCACGTCGGACCGTTCTTATGGATCTAAATTTGGATCGCGTGCCGAACCGCTCCGTACATCTATTTATGATGTATTTATGGCATCGGACTTGCGACTCGTGTTCACGTTTGTTTCGACCCGTGTTCTGTCTCTGTTGATCGTTTCTGCGGCAATTGCACCGGATTGTCTGTGATTTGTTCTCTTTTTCCTACTTATTTCTTGGCAGAATCGAATAATTTGAGAAATATGATAACATTTTGAACAAAGTGGACATTGCTTGGCTTCCTTCTGGTTTTAAGAGCAAATTCTCCGATGAGTTAGATATTTGATGTGGCCAGagtaaatttgtttaataatagTACTATTGAGTTGTTTTATTAGCTGAAGCGTTAGTATTGGAAGGTTTGAAGAATTGGATTGGCGCAGTTTCTGTTCTTCGTTTGTTATGTTCGTATCTATTTGTATATTCGCATAAGTTTTCATTGCGCGTCCCTTTAATTACAATAATCTACGTGTAACATATTTATTGTAGTACATTGCAAGCTAATAGCTGTGTAATGGTGGAGAGTTGAAAAAATTAGATTGGTTGCCTCTTTGTTTTCGTTAGTTCCGTTGGAAAATGCGCGGCGCTTTTCGATCGTAGATCGAGTTATATTTAAGTCATATTTACATCGCGCCTCGTATCGCGAGGGAAGACTCGGCGGCACGCGAGTCATAAAGCTTGTTCGAGGATTCGCTGCCGTAAAAGAAGTAGCTTTGATCTCCAGTAGGAAGGAAAAAATGGAGTCTCAAGCATCGAAAGAAACAGGAGAGAAATT
Encoded proteins:
- the LOC126867672 gene encoding uncharacterized protein LOC126867672 encodes the protein MFRHYQVQFLMLHNEQLVARMSRLTRDLELTEAAVKSEKMAQAVLTRRLQAYETFVADMFKCLNLRGTVRILDKTGQEIIVQKVKPKNSPPMRDETGDKPVPILEVSMLNQSSELKECNDGSTTNINEMERVPRVSNLCETGKNEERVTPKYFKDDEFSVKKELNENEKNFEITLSVEEGQPQFDKEILISEAPINKDREEQCGSYVTKEATGTTNQRGDEICTVNCKIEQPNGVEDKSEDGQNIVYDDKKIVKELDSLITGDSSKCCCDCHLNMSKTCSSNKRFDKGNVNGMVYE